The nucleotide window CATTTCCAGATCATGCTCGATAGTAGATATCGAACCCGTGCCTCGTTCCCTGTTGCAGTTCTTGAACACAGATTGTAGCACCGTGGTCGGTTGGGATTGCAAGGCGGGAGCTAGGGCAACACGGGCCAACGTGCGCCTGAACCCCCGCCAGCCCACCCTGACTACGACCCAGGGCATCCCGGCAACCCTGGTTAACACTTGAAACCGTTGCGCCATTCGCTTGCTGGAATGCAAGAGCCCCCAGGGGGTGGCATGGCCCTTGCCCGCCCTCTTTCGTGCCCCTTAATAAGCGTTTTTTAGCCCCAAAAACGCTAAACGATTTCCGGGGGCTGTCTACCTACCTGGATTTTGGAGTTGCGTCTCTACGGTCGAGAAACACCATTAATAGCATGCACAAATGACCGTCTGGAGGTGGGGTGGGGGTGGCCAGGACCAGGATGGGGTTGGGTGGCTTGGAGGTGGGGTGGAGGTGTTGGGTGGGGAGGTTTCGGGCGGGTCAGAATTTGGGTCCTGGCACAATCTGGGCACAATTAGCCCTTGATTTGGCATAATTTCAGTCCCAACTTATAGACGTGCCAAATTAGCTTTGAGGAGCTGAAAGGCGCTGAAACCCTGGGATTTTTGAAGGTCAACCGGTAGACCGGTTCAGGTACGGACCCTGTAGAAATCCGATTAAAAGTCAGATGCTCTGCCAACTGAGCTACGCGCCCCCAAGGGTGGCCACCGTGTGGCTGGCCGGGTGGCTTGCCACCGTGTGGCTGGCCGGCTGCGGCAACTTAGGTTCGCCGACCGGCGCGGTCAATAGTCCCGGCACCGCACTGACGCCGCACCATCCAATCCGCCGCCAATTTGGACTATCCTCCAGGCTTCGATATCCGCCCAGGAGGACGACCGTGCTTCAGCTCTACTATTACCCCGACAACGCCAGCTTCGCCCCGCACGTCTGTTTGCGGGAGGCCGGGGCCCGGTATGAACTGGTAAAGGTCGACCGCACCTTGGAAGCCCACAAGTCACCGGACTATCTGAAGCTTAACCCCAGCGGGCGCATCCCGACGCTGGTCGATGGCGATCTGGTGCTTTTCGAAACGGCGGCGATCTGTCTCTATATTGCCGACAGCCATGCCGAAAGCGGTCTTGCTCCGCCCTCCGGCACGAGGGAGCGGGCGGTGCTGCACAAATGGCTGTTCTATATGGCCACGACGATCCAGCCGGAACTGCTGGTCTATCACTATGCCAGTCGTTATGCCGCGGACAGCGCCGGCGAAGAAGCGGTCAAAGCGGGCGCCGAAGCGCGGTTGGCGGAAATGTTCGAGGTCATGGACGAGGCCGTTGTCCGGCGGCCCTTCCTGATGGGCGAGAGCTTCACGCTGTTGGATCCCTATCTCGCCATGTTGTGCCGCTGGGCCAGAGAGCTGCGACAGGCGCCGGGCAAGCTCGGCCATCTTGGCCCCTACCTCGAAAACATAGTTGCCCGCGCCTCCGTCGCCCGGACCATCGAGCGCGAGGGAATCGAGCCGCCGTTTCTTTAAGCTATGGTCTGATGCCTGCACCCACCCGAGGGGTCGAGATCATGATCAAGCTCTATCAGTTTCCGCCCGGCTGGGGGCTGCCCAGCTACAGCCCCTTTTGTCTCAAGCTCGAAACCTGGTTGCGCCTGACCGCCCTGCCCTACGAGGTGGTGGATGAGCCCGATCCCCGCAAGGGGCCCAAGGCAAAGCTGCCCTACATCGACGACGGCGGCACGGTGCTGGGCGATTCGGGGCTGATCATCGATTATATCTCTCGGCCCAGTACGCCGTCGACCTCGATGCCCACCTGGAGCCGCGCCGGCGCGGCCTGGCCCAGGCGCTGGGCCACCTCTTCGAGGACGGCCTTTATTGGAGCGCCATCGTCTATCCGCGCTGGGCCATCGAGGCCAACTGGCAAATCGTCAAGCCGGAGTACTTCGCCGCCCTGCCCGCCCCCTTGCGTCCGCTGATCGCCGCCCTGGCACGGCGCAGTACGCTCGGCAGCCTCAGGAGCCAGGGCGTCGGCCGCCACTCGGCCGCCGAAGTGGCGGCCATGGGGTGTCGCGATATCGCTGCCGTGGCCGACCTGCTGGGGGAACAAGACTTCATGCTGGGCGATCAGCCCTCGGGCATCGACGCTACGGCCTATGCCTTTTTGGCCGCCATCCTGGCGGTACCGATCGAAACCCCGGTACGCCAGCGCCTGCGGCAAAGCGAGAACCTGACGGCCTATTGCCGGCGCCTGCGCGAGCACTGTTTTCCTGGTGAGAATGCGGTTTAGCTTCGCACCATCAGGCCGCGCAGCACCGGCGCGCCAATCAGCAGCGCGACGCCGAACATCTGATTGAATAGCGGGATTTCGACAGGAATCGGGCCAAACAGGATGAGGTAGAGCCCCAGGCCCATGGTCATCGCCGTCACCGTGATTTGCTTCTCCTCGTGCCGCTGACGGTATGCCTTGTTGGCCGGAATGGTAGGTCAATCGGCCAGACGCGAATATGGCGGCTGTCACAGTCCCTGAATTGGCGGTATGTCGCCCGCCGCCTGGAATTCGGTGAATTCCCGCGTGAATTCGGCGAACCGCCCGGCCTCGATGGCCGCCCGCAGCCCCGCCATCAGGCGCTGGTAATAGGTCAAGTTATGTTCCGTCAGCAGCATCGGCCCGAGCATCTCCTTGGCTCGGAAGAGGTGATGCAGATAGGCCCGGGAATAGCTGGCGCAGGCGGCACAGGAGCAAGCTTCCTCGAGCGGCCGGGAATCGTCGCGGTGACGGGCGTTGCGGATGTTGAGCGCACCATGGGCCGTGAAGGCCTGACCGGTACGGCCCGAACGCGTCGGCAGTACGCAATCGAACATGTCGACGCCGCGGCCCACGGCACCGACGATGTCGGCGGGCTTGCCCACGCCCATGAGATAGCGCGGCCGATCCGCCGGCAAATGCGGCACGCCGGCCTCGAGCACGCGAAACATCTCGGCCTGGCCCTCGCCGACGGCAAGGCCGCCGATGGCGTAGCCGTCGAAGCCGAGCTCGATCAGCCCGGCCGCCGATTCGGCCCGCAGCTCGGCATAGGTGCTGCCCTGGACGATGCCGAAAAGGCCCTGCCCCGGGGCCGGCCGGCTGGCAGCCAGGCAGCGCTCGGCCCAGCGCAGCGAGAGCCGCATGGACTTGGCCGCCTCGTCCTCGCTGGCCGGATAGGGCGTGCACTCGTCCAGCACCATGGCGATGTCGGAGCCCAACAGCGCCTGGATTTCGATGGCGCGTTCGGGCGTGAGCTCGTGGCTCGAGCCGTCGAGGTGAGAACGGAGACTAACGCCGCTTTCACCCAGCCGGCGCAGCTTGGCCAGTGACATGACCTGAAAACCGCCGGAATCGGTGAGAATGGGCCCCGGCCAATTCATGAAGACGTGCAGCCCGCCGAGCCCGGCAATGCGCTCGGCCGTGGGCTGCAGCATCAGGTGATAGGTGTTGGCCAGCACCATCTCGGCGCCCGTCTGGCGCACCGCCTCGGGGGCCATGGCCTTGACCGTGGCGGCGGTGCCGACGGGCATGAAGGCGGGGGTAGCAACGCTGCCGTGGGCGGTATCGAGATGCCCCAGGCGGGCCGAGCCGTCGCTAGCCCGTACCTCGAATCCGATGCCGCTCATGAATTCCGCTCCAAAAGACAGCAATCGCCATAGGAATAGAACCGGTAGCGCTGGGCCATGGCGTGGGCGTAGGCGGCCAGCATGCGCTCACGCCCGGCGAAGGCCGAAACCAGCATGAACAGCGTAGACCGCGGCAGGTGAAAATTAGTCAGCAAGACGTCGACGACCTGAAAGCGGTATCCGGGCACGATGAAGATGTCGGTTTGACCAGCCCAGGGCCGCAAGCCGCCGGCCGAAGCGACGCTCTCCAGCAGCCTCAGCACCGTCGTGCCCACCGCCACGATGCGCCGGCCCTCGGCCCGGGCGGCGCTGATGGCGGCGGCGGCCGGGGCGGCGATCTCGCCCCATTCGGCGTGCATGACGTGGTCCTCGGTGTCTTCGCTGCTCACCGGCAGGAAGGTGCCGCCACCGACATGCAGGGTCAAGCGCTGCTCTTCGATGCCCTTTGCCTCCAGGGCAACCAGCAATTCGGCCGTGAAGTGGAGCCCCGCCGTCGGTGCCGCCACGGCGCCGGGCCGGCGGGCATAGACGGTCTGGTAGTCGGCCCGGTCGCGCTCGTCGCCGGGCCGGCCGAGGTAGGGTGGTAGTGGCATCTCGCCGAATTGTTCCAGCACTGCCGGCAGTTCGGCGGCGGGGCGATCGAACCTGAGCCGGACTTCGCCCCCGCGCCGCTCAATCACCTCGGCGGAAAGCCCGCCAGCCCCATCCGGTCCCGGGAATCGCACCACATCCCCAGGCCTCAGGCGCTTGGCCGGCCGCGCGAAAGCCTCCCAGGTGTCGGGCTCGGGAGCCGGTTTGTGCAGTGTCACCTCGATGCGGGCGGTGCCCCGGGCGGCCTGGCGGCTGCCGCGAAGCCGGGCCGGTATGACTTTGGTGTCGTTGAGCACCAGCACGTCGCCGGGATGCAAAAGCCCCGGCAGGTCCGAAACCAACCGGTCTTCGAACGCCTCCCCCACGTGCAACAGGCGCGCCTGGTCGCGGCGCTCCAGCGGCCGTTCGGCGATCAGCTCCGACGGCAGTTCGAAATCGAAAAGCTCGACACGCATATGGCGGCCGGGCCGCCGGCTAATCCTTGGCGTCGGCGGCCACCTGCAGACGCACGATGTGGTCGGGGTCCTCGACGCTGCCGTTGTCCGACTTGGAGCCCTTCTTGATCTTGTCGACGAACTCCATGCCCTCGCTGACCTGGCCCCAGACCGTGTACTGGCGGTCGAGGAAGGGGGCCGCTTCGAAGACGATGAAGAACTGGCTGTCGGCACTGTCGGGGCTGCGGGTGCGGGCCATGGAAAGGGTGCCGCGAACGTGGGGCTCGTCGTTGAATTCGGCCTTCAGGCGCTGGCCCGAGCCCCCCGAACCGGTGCCCGTGGGATCGCCGGTCTGGGCCATGAAGCCTTCGATGACGCGGTGAAAAACAACGCCGTCATAAAAGCCCTGGCGCACCAACTCCTTGATGCGGGCGACATGGCCGGGCGCCAGATCGGGCCGCATTTCGATAACCACGCGGCCGTATTCAAGGTCGAGATAAAGCGTGTTTTCCGGTTCCGCCGCATCCACGTTGCCTGCTCCCAGTATCAAAGCGGCCAGGGCCGCCAGAATGAAGTGCCGCACCATTGCGATTTCCCTCTCCTAGTACCTAGCCCCTACCGCCCGGCTTCAGGATGCCGAGCCTTTGGCACGTTCGTCGGCCGCCCGGTGGCGCAGCTTTTCGTCGATGTTCCTGGGCACGAAGGAACTGACGTCGCCGTCCAGGCGGGCGATGACCTTGACCAGGCTCGAGGCGATGAAATGGTTGTTCTCCGAGGCCATGAGAAAGATGGTCTCGACGTCGGCGTTGAGGCGCGCGTTCATGCCTACCATCTGAAACTCGAATTCGAAGTCGGAAACCGCCCGCAAGCCACGCACGATGATGGAGGCACCGACATCGGTGACGAAATGCATGAGCAGATTGTCGAAGGTCCGGACCTCGATGGTAGTGCCGTTGTGGCCGTTCAGGTGTTCGATCTCGGAGCACACCATGGCCTGGCGTTCGGCCACATCGAACATGGGTGCCTTTTCCAGATTGGCGGCAACGCCCACCACCAGGTGATCGACCACCCTGGTGGCCCGGGTAATCAGGTCCAGGTGGCCGTTGGTGATGGGATCGAAGGTGCCGGGGTAGACGCCGGTTCGCCGCTTGGCCACGCAGATACTCCTCGATTACGCGTCTGACTCTGTAGGCTCTGTTGTCTCTGTAGGCTCTGTTTTTTGCTGATCGTCGGCGTTCTGGTCGGCCGCCTCGCCCACTTCGGCCTCGTCGCCCTCTTCGCCCTCGCCAGCCTCGTCATCGCCGTCTTCGCCGTCTTCGCCGCCATCGCAGAGGCGGGCCACCGAAACCACGCGTTCGCCTTCCGCCGTGCTGAACAACGTTACACCCTGGGTGTTGCGACCGGCAATGCGGATGTCG belongs to Alphaproteobacteria bacterium and includes:
- a CDS encoding glutathione S-transferase family protein gives rise to the protein MWLAGWLATVWLAGCGNLGSPTGAVNSPGTALTPHHPIRRQFGLSSRLRYPPRRTTVLQLYYYPDNASFAPHVCLREAGARYELVKVDRTLEAHKSPDYLKLNPSGRIPTLVDGDLVLFETAAICLYIADSHAESGLAPPSGTRERAVLHKWLFYMATTIQPELLVYHYASRYAADSAGEEAVKAGAEARLAEMFEVMDEAVVRRPFLMGESFTLLDPYLAMLCRWARELRQAPGKLGHLGPYLENIVARASVARTIEREGIEPPFL
- a CDS encoding glutathione S-transferase N-terminal domain-containing protein, translated to MPAPTRGVEIMIKLYQFPPGWGLPSYSPFCLKLETWLRLTALPYEVVDEPDPRKGPKAKLPYIDDGGTVLGDSGLIIDYISRPSTPSTSMPTWSRAGAAWPRRWATSSRTAFIGAPSSIRAGPSRPTGKSSSRSTSPPCPPPCVR
- a CDS encoding glutathione S-transferase C-terminal domain-containing protein, whose protein sequence is MRPLIAALARRSTLGSLRSQGVGRHSAAEVAAMGCRDIAAVADLLGEQDFMLGDQPSGIDATAYAFLAAILAVPIETPVRQRLRQSENLTAYCRRLREHCFPGENAV
- the tgt gene encoding tRNA guanosine(34) transglycosylase Tgt, whose product is MSGIGFEVRASDGSARLGHLDTAHGSVATPAFMPVGTAATVKAMAPEAVRQTGAEMVLANTYHLMLQPTAERIAGLGGLHVFMNWPGPILTDSGGFQVMSLAKLRRLGESGVSLRSHLDGSSHELTPERAIEIQALLGSDIAMVLDECTPYPASEDEAAKSMRLSLRWAERCLAASRPAPGQGLFGIVQGSTYAELRAESAAGLIELGFDGYAIGGLAVGEGQAEMFRVLEAGVPHLPADRPRYLMGVGKPADIVGAVGRGVDMFDCVLPTRSGRTGQAFTAHGALNIRNARHRDDSRPLEEACSCAACASYSRAYLHHLFRAKEMLGPMLLTEHNLTYYQRLMAGLRAAIEAGRFAEFTREFTEFQAAGDIPPIQGL
- the queA gene encoding tRNA preQ1(34) S-adenosylmethionine ribosyltransferase-isomerase QueA — encoded protein: MRVELFDFELPSELIAERPLERRDQARLLHVGEAFEDRLVSDLPGLLHPGDVLVLNDTKVIPARLRGSRQAARGTARIEVTLHKPAPEPDTWEAFARPAKRLRPGDVVRFPGPDGAGGLSAEVIERRGGEVRLRFDRPAAELPAVLEQFGEMPLPPYLGRPGDERDRADYQTVYARRPGAVAAPTAGLHFTAELLVALEAKGIEEQRLTLHVGGGTFLPVSSEDTEDHVMHAEWGEIAAPAAAAISAARAEGRRIVAVGTTVLRLLESVASAGGLRPWAGQTDIFIVPGYRFQVVDVLLTNFHLPRSTLFMLVSAFAGRERMLAAYAHAMAQRYRFYSYGDCCLLERNS
- a CDS encoding peptidylprolyl isomerase, producing the protein MVRHFILAALAALILGAGNVDAAEPENTLYLDLEYGRVVIEMRPDLAPGHVARIKELVRQGFYDGVVFHRVIEGFMAQTGDPTGTGSGGSGQRLKAEFNDEPHVRGTLSMARTRSPDSADSQFFIVFEAAPFLDRQYTVWGQVSEGMEFVDKIKKGSKSDNGSVEDPDHIVRLQVAADAKD
- the coaD gene encoding pantetheine-phosphate adenylyltransferase, whose translation is MAKRRTGVYPGTFDPITNGHLDLITRATRVVDHLVVGVAANLEKAPMFDVAERQAMVCSEIEHLNGHNGTTIEVRTFDNLLMHFVTDVGASIIVRGLRAVSDFEFEFQMVGMNARLNADVETIFLMASENNHFIASSLVKVIARLDGDVSSFVPRNIDEKLRHRAADERAKGSAS